The Agromyces hippuratus genome has a window encoding:
- a CDS encoding LysR family transcriptional regulator, producing the protein MLNAHTLPDLRLLAHFLAVVEAGSVTRAAETLRLTQPALSRQMQQLERNLDTRLFDRTTTGVRLSSAGLTLLPLVRALVDRAEGVQRAVEQVATDAPLTFRVACPEATVRGVIAPFVADTAAPITGTEIDLAVRVYEHVVSRSADMAVNTLPPPLGLESELVDSAPVDVYVTPGHPLAALDSVDASDLVGESIIVLAPGSGLRRVIDHALWPVRNRLTIVAEPSSSDLAMALASTGAGVCLDVGSGPQFGLVGHPFTSEGSRVKMPIFAAWEADHFAADQLRALASALTAWSSARARY; encoded by the coding sequence ATGTTGAATGCGCATACCCTCCCCGACCTCCGACTGTTGGCGCATTTCCTCGCCGTCGTCGAAGCCGGCTCGGTGACGCGAGCCGCCGAGACGCTGCGCCTCACGCAACCGGCCCTGTCGCGCCAGATGCAGCAGCTCGAGCGAAACCTCGACACACGGCTGTTCGACCGCACCACGACCGGCGTGCGCCTGAGCTCCGCCGGCCTCACGCTGCTGCCGCTCGTGCGAGCTCTCGTCGATCGGGCCGAGGGGGTGCAGCGCGCGGTCGAGCAGGTCGCGACCGATGCGCCGCTGACCTTCCGCGTGGCCTGCCCCGAGGCCACGGTGCGCGGCGTGATCGCACCGTTCGTCGCCGACACCGCAGCCCCGATCACCGGCACCGAGATCGACCTCGCGGTGCGCGTCTACGAGCACGTCGTCAGCCGCAGCGCCGACATGGCGGTGAACACGCTGCCGCCGCCGCTCGGCCTCGAATCCGAGCTCGTCGACTCGGCACCGGTCGACGTCTACGTGACGCCGGGGCATCCGCTCGCCGCACTCGACTCGGTGGACGCGAGCGACCTCGTCGGCGAATCGATCATCGTGCTCGCCCCGGGCTCAGGACTTCGCCGGGTCATCGACCATGCCCTGTGGCCGGTGCGCAATCGGCTCACGATCGTCGCCGAGCCCTCGTCCTCCGACCTCGCGATGGCGCTCGCATCGACCGGGGCGGGCGTCTGCCTCGATGTCGGCAGCGGACCGCAGTTCGGACTCGTCGGGCATCCGTTCACCTCTGAGGGGAGTCGCGTGAAGATGCCGATCTTCGCCGCCTGGGAGGCCGACCACTTCGCCGCGGATCAGCTGCGGGCGCTCGCAAGCGCGCTGACAGCATGGTCGAGCGCGCGAGCGCGCTACTGA
- a CDS encoding MFS transporter, translating to MSSSTRSTEIKTAAATFVGTAIEWYDFFLFGTAAALVFGPVFFPEASPTVGLLASFATFWVGFIARPIGGLVFGHLGDRFGRRGTLVATLLLTGIATTLIGVLPGYAAIGVWAPVLLVVLRALQGLGLGGEWGGAVTLATENAPERRRGLAGMWVQQGSPAGSILATLAFLLVSGLPDEQFMAWGWRVPFLFSAVLVLVALVVRLSLEETAAFTELKKSAAVVKAPIVEVFKIAPASIFLGMGASAIGIAIAYFNNTFTLSWTTGVLEVPRPTVLNILLVIAILQFIVQPLAALVAHRIGISRLMLITLTGSLLLTIPSYLLISTGEPGLITFGLALTTVTTASYFAVLAGFLAGAFPSRVRYTGLSISYQLCATVVGGATPLVAQALLTAFGNEIWGVAAYHIVLIAISIVCTAALAKRLRRKPMVAAPDAAVEPVAAVTV from the coding sequence ATGTCATCGTCGACACGGTCGACTGAGATCAAGACCGCAGCCGCGACCTTCGTCGGAACGGCGATCGAGTGGTACGACTTCTTTCTGTTCGGCACGGCGGCAGCGCTCGTCTTCGGGCCGGTCTTCTTCCCCGAGGCATCCCCGACCGTCGGGCTCCTCGCCTCCTTCGCCACCTTCTGGGTCGGCTTCATCGCCAGGCCGATCGGCGGACTCGTCTTCGGTCACCTCGGCGACCGCTTCGGTCGCCGCGGCACGCTCGTCGCGACGCTCCTGCTGACGGGAATCGCCACGACGCTGATCGGCGTGCTGCCCGGCTACGCGGCCATCGGCGTCTGGGCGCCGGTGCTGCTCGTCGTGCTGCGGGCGCTGCAGGGCCTCGGCCTCGGCGGGGAGTGGGGCGGCGCGGTGACCCTCGCGACCGAGAACGCCCCCGAACGCCGCCGCGGCCTCGCCGGCATGTGGGTGCAGCAGGGCTCGCCGGCCGGATCGATCCTGGCCACGCTCGCCTTCCTCCTCGTCAGCGGCCTGCCCGACGAGCAGTTCATGGCGTGGGGATGGCGCGTGCCCTTCCTCTTCTCGGCAGTGCTCGTGCTGGTCGCACTCGTCGTGCGGTTGAGCCTCGAGGAGACCGCCGCGTTCACCGAACTCAAGAAGTCCGCTGCGGTGGTGAAGGCCCCGATCGTCGAAGTCTTCAAGATCGCTCCGGCGTCGATCTTCCTCGGCATGGGCGCGAGTGCCATCGGCATCGCCATCGCGTACTTCAACAACACCTTCACGCTGTCGTGGACGACCGGCGTGCTCGAGGTGCCGCGACCGACCGTGCTCAACATCCTGCTCGTGATCGCGATCCTGCAGTTCATCGTGCAACCGCTGGCGGCGCTCGTCGCGCATCGCATCGGCATCAGTCGGCTCATGCTCATCACCCTGACCGGCAGCCTCCTGCTCACGATCCCGTCGTACCTGCTCATCAGCACCGGCGAGCCCGGGCTGATCACGTTCGGCCTCGCGCTGACCACCGTCACCACGGCGTCGTACTTCGCCGTCCTCGCGGGATTCCTCGCCGGGGCCTTCCCCTCCCGGGTGCGATACACGGGCCTGTCGATCTCGTACCAGCTCTGCGCCACCGTCGTCGGCGGTGCCACGCCGCTCGTCGCGCAGGCGCTCCTCACCGCGTTCGGCAACGAGATCTGGGGCGTCGCCGCGTACCACATCGTGCTCATCGCCATCAGCATCGTCTGCACCGCGGCGCTGGCCAAGCGCCTGCGCCGGAAGCCGATGGTCGCCGCGCCGGATGCCGCCGTCGAGCCGGTCGCCGCGGTCACCGTCTGA
- a CDS encoding amidohydrolase codes for MRQSPVLYRAGTIISQDGTEPEAFAVAADRISATGAFRELSDRYPDAETVDLGDAVVVPGFNDAHAHFADTVQSRLDLDVSPASVIGVEGLLEAVRERAASRRGWVLAGNYDDSVTGRVDRAMLDAAAPATPVIVRHVSAHWAVLNSRALEELGVGEDAPDIAGGSYGRDQHGRLDGRVYERALLGRYVSRPGDALAPLPTPEPADVMAEYARVAAEWNAVGITSTCDAFVGPQQLEIHSMARAQGGRGIRVAMLLAAERYEEYRALGLGTDFGDEWLRVAGVKAFVDGAIGGRTCRVSEPFAGTHDHGMLISTQEELDSLVGRVHADGNRLAVHANGDVAIRMLLQAYETAARTVQTGVRHRIEHCSIVDAEIITRIAALGLTVVPFSAYARFYGGRLEEWYGSDRVERLFAHRAFLDAGVPVAASTDHPASPIEPLGAIQSMVTRRGVDGVRVGGTQAISVEEAIGVYTIGSATATGEEGRKGRLAPGYLADFVALGADPRRADPEGISEIPVLATFTGGRLVHGGV; via the coding sequence ATGAGACAGAGCCCGGTGCTGTACCGAGCCGGAACGATCATCAGCCAGGACGGCACCGAGCCCGAGGCGTTCGCCGTGGCCGCTGACCGGATCAGTGCGACGGGCGCGTTCCGCGAGCTGAGCGATCGATACCCCGACGCGGAGACCGTCGACCTCGGAGACGCGGTCGTCGTGCCGGGATTCAACGATGCCCACGCCCACTTCGCGGACACCGTGCAGTCCCGTCTCGACCTGGATGTCTCGCCGGCGAGCGTCATCGGTGTCGAAGGGCTGCTCGAAGCGGTCCGCGAGCGCGCGGCGAGCCGGCGGGGATGGGTGCTCGCCGGCAACTACGACGACTCGGTCACCGGACGGGTCGACCGGGCCATGCTCGATGCCGCGGCTCCCGCGACACCCGTGATCGTGCGTCACGTGTCGGCGCACTGGGCCGTGCTCAACAGCCGCGCGCTCGAGGAACTCGGCGTCGGCGAGGACGCGCCCGACATCGCCGGCGGAAGCTACGGGCGCGACCAGCACGGGCGACTCGACGGCCGGGTCTACGAGCGCGCACTCCTGGGCCGGTACGTCAGTCGGCCGGGCGACGCGCTCGCGCCGCTGCCGACGCCGGAGCCCGCCGACGTCATGGCCGAGTACGCGCGGGTGGCGGCCGAGTGGAACGCCGTCGGCATCACCTCGACGTGCGACGCCTTCGTCGGGCCCCAGCAGCTCGAGATCCACTCGATGGCCAGGGCGCAGGGCGGCCGCGGCATCCGCGTGGCCATGCTCCTCGCCGCCGAGCGGTACGAAGAGTACCGGGCGCTCGGGCTCGGCACCGACTTCGGCGACGAATGGTTGCGCGTCGCAGGCGTCAAGGCGTTCGTCGACGGTGCGATCGGCGGGCGGACGTGCCGCGTCTCGGAGCCGTTCGCCGGCACGCACGACCACGGCATGCTGATCAGCACGCAGGAGGAGCTCGATTCACTGGTCGGGCGCGTGCACGCCGACGGCAACCGACTCGCGGTCCACGCCAACGGCGATGTCGCGATCCGGATGCTGCTGCAGGCCTACGAGACCGCAGCGCGCACCGTGCAGACCGGCGTGCGCCACCGCATCGAGCACTGCAGCATCGTCGACGCCGAGATCATCACGCGCATCGCCGCGCTCGGCCTGACGGTCGTGCCGTTCTCGGCGTACGCGCGCTTCTACGGCGGGCGACTCGAAGAGTGGTACGGCTCCGACCGGGTCGAGCGATTGTTCGCCCACCGGGCCTTCCTCGACGCCGGTGTGCCCGTGGCGGCCTCGACCGATCACCCTGCGAGTCCGATCGAGCCGCTCGGCGCGATCCAGTCGATGGTGACGCGCAGGGGAGTCGACGGGGTGCGGGTCGGGGGGACCCAGGCCATCAGCGTCGAGGAGGCGATCGGGGTCTACACGATCGGTTCGGCGACGGCGACGGGTGAAGAGGGGCGCAAGGGGCGCCTGGCACCCGGATACCTCGCGGACTTCGTCGCGCTCGGCGCCGACCCTCGCCGCGCCGACCCCGAGGGGATCTCCGAGATCCCGGTGCTGGCGACGTTCACCGGCGGGAGGCTCGTGCACGGCGGGGTGTGA
- the ectB gene encoding diaminobutyrate--2-oxoglutarate transaminase, with product MSDAANLDVFDRRESEVRGYVRAFPTVFDRASGSTLVDTDGREYLDFFAGAGVLNYGHNNPVFTRALIEYLERDGIIHGLDMATSAKRAFIEAFEQYVLAPRGLDHKLQFTGPTGANAVEAALKVARQATGRSNVVAFTNAFHGLSVGALAATGNATYREAAGMPLGNVARLPYDGYLGAGVDTLDLFEKMLDDPGSGLDLPAAVIVEAVQGEGGINVASVPWLQRLRALTAERGILLILDEIQSGVGRTGSFFAFEAAGIVPDIVTVSKSISGSGLPMSLVLLRPEVDVWKPGAHTGTFRGNNLAFISARVALETYWADAEFTDAVAAKSALLRGELEAIAAEHPELGFVVRGRGLMYGLACDADRALAGRISKEAFTRGLVIETSGAFDEVLKFLPALTITDEELRRGLAIVRESLAAVRSA from the coding sequence ATGAGCGACGCCGCGAACCTCGACGTCTTCGACCGCCGCGAGTCGGAGGTGCGCGGCTACGTCCGCGCGTTCCCCACGGTCTTCGACCGTGCGAGCGGCTCGACCCTCGTCGACACCGACGGCCGCGAGTACCTCGACTTCTTCGCCGGCGCCGGCGTGCTGAACTACGGGCACAACAACCCCGTGTTCACCCGCGCGCTCATCGAGTACCTCGAGCGCGACGGCATCATCCACGGCCTCGACATGGCGACCTCGGCCAAGCGGGCGTTCATCGAGGCGTTCGAGCAGTACGTGCTGGCGCCCCGTGGCCTCGACCACAAGCTGCAGTTCACCGGCCCGACCGGCGCGAACGCCGTCGAGGCGGCGCTCAAGGTCGCCCGCCAGGCGACCGGCCGCTCCAACGTCGTCGCATTCACGAACGCGTTCCACGGCCTCAGCGTCGGCGCCCTCGCCGCGACCGGCAACGCCACCTACCGCGAGGCCGCGGGCATGCCGCTCGGCAACGTCGCGCGCCTCCCCTACGACGGCTACCTCGGCGCCGGCGTCGACACGCTCGACCTGTTCGAGAAGATGCTCGACGACCCGGGATCGGGCCTCGACCTGCCCGCCGCCGTCATCGTCGAAGCGGTGCAGGGCGAGGGCGGCATCAACGTCGCGAGCGTGCCGTGGCTGCAGCGCCTGCGCGCGCTGACCGCCGAGCGCGGCATCCTGCTCATCCTCGACGAGATCCAGTCGGGCGTCGGCCGCACCGGCTCGTTCTTCGCGTTCGAGGCCGCCGGCATCGTGCCCGACATCGTCACCGTGTCGAAGTCGATCTCGGGCTCGGGCCTGCCGATGTCGCTCGTGCTGCTGCGCCCCGAGGTCGACGTGTGGAAGCCCGGCGCCCACACCGGCACGTTCCGCGGCAACAACCTCGCCTTCATCTCGGCGCGCGTCGCACTCGAGACGTACTGGGCCGATGCCGAGTTCACCGACGCCGTGGCCGCGAAGTCGGCGCTGCTGCGCGGCGAGCTCGAGGCGATCGCGGCCGAACACCCCGAGCTCGGCTTCGTGGTGCGCGGCCGCGGCCTGATGTACGGCCTGGCGTGCGACGCCGACCGTGCGCTCGCCGGCCGCATTTCGAAGGAGGCCTTCACGCGCGGCCTCGTCATCGAGACCTCGGGCGCCTTCGACGAGGTGCTGAAGTTCCTGCCCGCGCTCACGATCACCGACGAGGAGCTGCGTCGCGGCCTCGCGATCGTGCGCGAGAGCCTCGCCGCGGTGCGCTCGGCCTGA
- a CDS encoding putative Ig domain-containing protein: MKRHPALQALTIASVVAVSTAGAVSSASAAEPAAPGASDGITVTAGALSIGLDAAGTVTSLVDQRLGENHLAADKRAPLVSLVIDGEQEVPTGVTQDGDTLVFSDDSAGYEIEVAIDASASYTTLEVVDVRAPEGTDVESLLWGPLPTSITETVGETVGVVRDGDFAIGVRPLNDHTEGGWPQEYQDTGWQSEVEANPSSLEVAPVSEPLEEWSVAGVTPWGTVLRAFSFDYSSERLRSQPNGYQVPVGPLPDSTVVGSKLAVFGGTPSMVPTVLSTISKGESLPYPTIDGQWQKVAQATSQSFLVLGDLRTSNLDAAAKYAKAAGLEYLYSLPNAAGPWKATGHYEFDSSLGGSDAAVADFVDRAEELGVKVGVHTLSDFVASNDAYVQPAPADERLALGGRAELTRPLSSSANVLYLDDDTLLAAGAQGKKLRVGDEFIDYGSFRQVGEEWEVTGLTRGRWGSTAAAHESGASAARLLQNQYGGALGDLGIIDEISTRFADMWNDTGIRAMSFDGLESASQAGYGGYGIARMVNGTFSQVDDHDGFISETSRMTSNAWDGLSRASWGEVASTSMDQVFLNNAFYNANYLPPMMGWIHLAGNESLLSIESKLARAAGLDAGTGLQTSVGSLNGGGAQTTLVLDAIKQWETARNLGAFTAEQREALRDRSTNWHLTMVSAEREWSLQQLDASGAPIGEPQSVSAPEPAIVTEKLTDAEAGTLYGQVVESNSPATIRYEVTAGSLPRGLELNADTGGIIGIAEKPGSSRFTVTARGSAGIADSSKEFTLQVRPFTPRADVELEMPLEPSAPATVTVTNAGTHAMKNVRIEASAGNGWAISPELETVRKLDAGEAVTVELQLTEQDDASRTVSVKTRVRFDAPGSKDNELTREATLELPLANIAAAYNRVSISDDAAPRTANFDGAGNSYSAQALAAAGLVAGAEFEHDGLSFTWPSAVGTPNSVAGSATFEVSGDGTRLGLLGSAVGPQAGSGTITYRDGSTQPFEVAFNNWAGEEAEDAVISSRYRNTPSGPANHGYHYRVFFDSVELDPAKEVYTITLPANGSMRVFSVAIG, encoded by the coding sequence ATGAAGAGACATCCAGCGCTCCAAGCGCTGACCATCGCATCGGTCGTCGCCGTATCGACCGCAGGCGCCGTGAGCTCGGCCTCCGCCGCCGAGCCGGCGGCGCCGGGCGCCTCCGACGGCATCACGGTGACCGCGGGCGCCCTGTCGATCGGCCTCGATGCCGCAGGCACCGTCACGAGCCTCGTCGACCAGCGGCTCGGCGAGAACCACCTCGCCGCCGACAAGCGGGCCCCGCTCGTGAGCCTCGTCATCGACGGGGAGCAGGAGGTGCCGACCGGGGTGACGCAGGACGGCGACACGCTCGTCTTCTCAGACGACTCCGCCGGCTACGAGATCGAGGTCGCGATCGACGCCTCGGCGAGCTACACCACCCTCGAGGTCGTCGACGTGCGCGCACCCGAGGGCACCGACGTCGAGTCGCTCCTGTGGGGCCCGCTGCCCACCTCGATCACCGAGACCGTCGGCGAGACCGTCGGCGTCGTGCGCGACGGCGACTTCGCGATCGGCGTGCGACCGCTGAACGACCACACCGAGGGCGGGTGGCCGCAGGAGTACCAGGACACCGGCTGGCAGAGCGAGGTGGAGGCGAACCCCTCGAGCCTCGAGGTCGCTCCGGTCTCCGAGCCGCTCGAGGAGTGGAGCGTCGCCGGCGTCACCCCGTGGGGCACCGTGCTGCGCGCGTTCTCGTTCGACTACTCGTCCGAGCGCCTGCGTTCGCAGCCGAACGGCTATCAGGTCCCCGTCGGCCCGCTGCCCGACTCGACCGTCGTCGGCTCCAAGCTCGCCGTCTTCGGCGGCACGCCGTCGATGGTGCCGACCGTGCTGTCGACCATCTCGAAGGGCGAGTCGCTGCCCTACCCGACGATCGACGGCCAGTGGCAGAAGGTCGCCCAGGCGACGTCGCAGTCGTTCCTCGTGCTCGGCGATCTGCGCACCTCGAACCTCGACGCCGCTGCGAAGTACGCCAAGGCAGCGGGCCTCGAGTACCTCTACTCGCTGCCGAACGCCGCCGGCCCGTGGAAGGCCACCGGCCACTACGAGTTCGATTCCTCGCTGGGCGGCAGCGACGCGGCCGTCGCCGACTTCGTCGACCGCGCCGAGGAGCTCGGCGTCAAGGTGGGCGTGCACACGCTCTCGGACTTCGTCGCCTCCAACGACGCGTACGTGCAGCCGGCTCCTGCCGATGAGCGCCTCGCCCTCGGCGGCCGTGCCGAGCTCACCCGTCCGCTCTCGTCGAGCGCCAACGTGCTCTACCTCGATGACGACACGCTGCTCGCCGCGGGTGCGCAGGGCAAGAAGCTCCGCGTCGGCGACGAGTTCATCGACTACGGCTCGTTCCGTCAGGTCGGCGAGGAGTGGGAGGTGACCGGCCTCACGCGCGGCCGCTGGGGATCGACCGCCGCCGCGCATGAATCCGGTGCATCCGCCGCGCGTCTGCTGCAGAACCAGTACGGCGGCGCGCTCGGCGACCTCGGCATCATCGACGAGATCTCGACCCGGTTCGCCGACATGTGGAACGACACGGGCATCCGTGCCATGTCGTTCGACGGCCTCGAGTCGGCCTCGCAGGCCGGCTACGGCGGGTACGGCATCGCTCGCATGGTCAACGGCACGTTCTCGCAGGTCGACGACCACGACGGCTTCATCTCCGAGACGAGCCGCATGACCTCGAACGCGTGGGACGGCCTGTCGCGAGCGAGCTGGGGCGAGGTCGCCTCGACGAGCATGGATCAGGTGTTCCTGAACAACGCGTTCTACAACGCGAACTACCTCCCGCCGATGATGGGCTGGATCCACCTCGCCGGCAACGAGAGCCTGCTGAGCATCGAGAGCAAGCTCGCACGCGCGGCCGGCCTCGACGCCGGCACCGGGCTCCAGACCTCGGTCGGGAGCCTGAACGGCGGCGGCGCGCAGACGACGCTCGTGCTCGACGCGATCAAGCAGTGGGAGACCGCCCGCAACCTCGGCGCCTTCACGGCCGAGCAGCGCGAGGCGCTCCGCGACCGGTCGACGAACTGGCACCTCACCATGGTGTCGGCCGAGCGCGAGTGGTCGCTGCAGCAGCTGGATGCCTCGGGCGCACCGATCGGCGAGCCGCAATCGGTCTCGGCGCCCGAGCCGGCGATCGTCACCGAGAAGCTGACGGATGCCGAGGCGGGCACGCTCTACGGCCAGGTCGTCGAGTCCAACTCGCCGGCTACGATCCGCTACGAGGTCACCGCGGGCTCGCTCCCGAGGGGCCTCGAGCTGAACGCCGACACCGGCGGCATCATCGGCATCGCCGAGAAGCCCGGTTCGAGCCGCTTCACGGTCACCGCACGCGGCAGCGCCGGCATCGCGGACTCCTCGAAGGAGTTCACGCTGCAGGTGCGACCGTTCACGCCGCGGGCCGACGTCGAGCTCGAGATGCCGCTCGAACCGAGCGCCCCGGCCACCGTGACGGTGACCAACGCGGGAACGCACGCGATGAAGAACGTGCGCATCGAGGCCTCGGCCGGCAACGGCTGGGCGATCTCGCCCGAGCTCGAGACCGTCAGGAAGCTCGACGCGGGCGAGGCCGTCACGGTCGAGCTGCAGCTCACCGAGCAGGATGACGCGTCGCGCACGGTCTCCGTGAAGACCCGAGTGCGCTTCGACGCCCCGGGGTCGAAGGACAACGAGCTGACCCGCGAGGCGACGCTCGAGCTCCCGCTCGCGAACATCGCGGCGGCCTACAACCGCGTCTCGATCTCGGATGACGCCGCACCCCGCACGGCCAACTTCGACGGCGCGGGCAACAGCTACTCGGCGCAGGCCCTTGCGGCCGCCGGTCTGGTCGCGGGCGCCGAGTTCGAGCACGACGGCCTGTCGTTCACCTGGCCGTCGGCCGTCGGCACGCCGAACAGCGTGGCTGGCTCCGCGACGTTCGAGGTGAGCGGCGACGGCACCAGGCTCGGCCTGCTCGGCAGCGCGGTCGGCCCGCAGGCGGGCAGCGGAACGATCACGTACCGCGACGGATCGACCCAGCCGTTCGAGGTCGCGTTCAACAACTGGGCGGGCGAGGAGGCCGAGGACGCGGTGATCTCGTCGCGCTACCGCAACACCCCGTCGGGTCCTGCGAACCACGGCTACCACTACCGCGTGTTCTTCGACTCGGTGGAGCTCGACCCGGCGAAGGAGGTCTACACGATCACCCTGCCGGCGAACGGTTCGATGCGGGTGTTCTCGGTCGCGATCGGCTGA
- a CDS encoding ROK family transcriptional regulator — protein MKRQNGVAVLRRLRGVESMSFTELSESTRLSRPTIEDAVAELIDDGLVVAIAPEPASNRPVGRPAKRFAFRADAGLVVACELGVHELRLMLADLDGVVLARGGQGIDADLPAAGRLAAMTAAVSALLADHSRTPAEVWAIAVSTTGIVDANGTVVRSSRLADWAGTDIAGAFERMFPQAAASVGNDARCAALAEHWIGAGADLDASVTVLAGTTMAAAITIDGKPYLGRHGASGEIGGLPELGWPRAAAALREFASAGGVLDGGDDERSRAALAEFIEHFALGLITLVTVLDTPRLIIAGELAGVGDRLIGPLQERLDSACLFPVEVVASTLGTDVSVLGALRLALNDVDAWLFDTERARRPLAS, from the coding sequence GTGAAGCGCCAGAACGGTGTGGCGGTGCTCCGCCGACTGCGCGGAGTCGAATCGATGAGCTTCACCGAGCTCAGCGAATCGACGCGACTGTCACGGCCGACGATCGAAGACGCCGTCGCCGAGCTGATCGATGACGGGCTCGTGGTCGCGATCGCGCCCGAGCCGGCCTCGAACCGGCCGGTCGGCCGACCGGCCAAGCGGTTCGCGTTCCGAGCGGATGCGGGCCTCGTCGTCGCGTGCGAACTCGGCGTGCACGAGCTGCGGCTGATGCTCGCCGACCTCGACGGGGTCGTGCTCGCCCGCGGCGGGCAGGGCATCGACGCCGACCTGCCCGCCGCCGGCCGCCTCGCGGCGATGACGGCCGCGGTCTCGGCGCTGCTCGCGGATCACAGCCGCACGCCGGCCGAGGTCTGGGCGATCGCCGTCTCGACGACGGGCATCGTCGACGCGAACGGCACCGTCGTGCGCAGCTCCCGCCTCGCCGACTGGGCGGGCACCGACATCGCCGGTGCATTCGAGCGGATGTTCCCGCAGGCCGCCGCCTCGGTCGGCAACGATGCCCGGTGCGCAGCGCTCGCCGAGCACTGGATCGGGGCGGGTGCCGACCTCGACGCGTCGGTCACGGTGCTCGCCGGCACGACGATGGCGGCGGCGATCACGATCGACGGCAAGCCCTATCTCGGACGCCACGGCGCCTCGGGCGAGATCGGCGGACTGCCCGAGCTCGGGTGGCCGCGGGCCGCTGCCGCATTGCGGGAGTTCGCGAGCGCCGGTGGCGTGCTCGACGGGGGAGACGACGAGCGCAGTCGCGCCGCGTTGGCCGAGTTCATCGAGCACTTCGCGCTGGGCCTCATCACGCTCGTGACGGTGCTCGACACTCCCCGGCTCATCATCGCGGGCGAGCTCGCCGGGGTCGGCGACCGGCTCATCGGGCCGCTCCAGGAGCGTCTCGATTCGGCGTGCCTCTTCCCCGTCGAGGTCGTGGCCTCGACGCTCGGCACCGACGTCAGCGTGCTCGGGGCGCTCAGGCTCGCGCTGAACGACGTCGACGCCTGGCTCTTCGACACCGAGCGGGCGCGACGACCGCTCGCCTCCTGA
- a CDS encoding VOC family protein, which translates to MAELSPIQPCLWFDEQAREAMTYYVEVFPDSRITRIDEYPDESLDEHFVGMTGKVLNGQFTLNGVDFVCLDGGPLFAFNESISFVVSCADQAEIDYYWSKLSHVPESEQCGWCKDRFGVSWQVIPANMGELTRRPEQIQVMMGQKKVVIAELENA; encoded by the coding sequence ATGGCCGAGCTCTCACCCATCCAGCCGTGCCTGTGGTTCGACGAGCAGGCGCGCGAGGCGATGACCTACTACGTCGAGGTCTTCCCGGACTCGCGCATCACCCGCATCGACGAGTACCCCGACGAATCGCTCGACGAGCACTTCGTCGGCATGACCGGCAAGGTGCTGAACGGCCAGTTCACCCTGAACGGCGTCGACTTCGTGTGCCTCGACGGCGGGCCGCTCTTCGCCTTCAACGAGTCGATCTCATTCGTCGTCTCGTGCGCCGATCAGGCCGAGATCGACTATTACTGGTCGAAGCTCTCGCACGTGCCCGAGTCGGAGCAATGCGGCTGGTGCAAAGACCGGTTCGGCGTCAGCTGGCAGGTCATCCCGGCGAACATGGGCGAGCTGACCCGGCGACCCGAGCAGATCCAGGTGATGATGGGCCAGAAGAAGGTCGTGATCGCGGAGCTCGAGAACGCCTGA
- a CDS encoding Lrp/AsnC family transcriptional regulator, which translates to MDAVDRKILAELQQDGRLSLTDLAARVQLSMSPTHRRLHALEASGAISGYRAVIDPEVVGLGFGALVFITMDQANRATIPAFDAAVAEIPEVIQALRLFGDPDYLLRVAVPDLPAYQRLWDERLSALPGVRRVESTLVMKTIVDDRPLPI; encoded by the coding sequence ATGGACGCGGTCGATCGGAAGATACTTGCCGAGCTGCAGCAGGACGGCCGATTGAGCCTCACCGACCTCGCCGCTCGCGTGCAGCTGAGCATGTCGCCGACCCATCGCCGACTCCATGCGCTCGAGGCATCCGGAGCCATCTCGGGCTATCGTGCCGTCATCGACCCCGAGGTGGTCGGGCTCGGCTTCGGCGCGCTCGTGTTCATCACGATGGATCAGGCGAACCGAGCGACGATCCCCGCCTTCGACGCAGCCGTCGCCGAGATCCCCGAGGTGATCCAGGCCCTGCGACTCTTCGGCGACCCCGACTACCTGCTGCGCGTCGCCGTGCCCGACCTGCCCGCGTATCAACGACTGTGGGACGAGCGGCTCTCGGCACTGCCGGGCGTTCGCCGAGTCGAGTCCACCCTCGTCATGAAGACGATCGTCGACGATCGGCCGCTGCCGATCTGA